One window of Chloroflexota bacterium genomic DNA carries:
- a CDS encoding aldo/keto reductase: MRYTRLGRTGLDVSVIGFGGIPIQRLGLAEAKQVLTSAVNMGINYFDTARAYTDSEEKIGSALQDRRSQVYLATKTLARTKAEAARDIAESLRRLRTNYIDVYQLHNVDNETIYAQVMGPGGALEALEEAKSAGKVGHIGMSTHSHRMALVGLRSGEFETLMVALNFVETEVEQEVIPLAHELDIAVIGMKPLGGGALTKPKLALKYVLVRGVTLTIPGMMSVAEVEENASVGNLNPHLTLEEEAEIEQELRLVGRNFCRACDYCQPCPQGIPISEVLKSTLVVKRFGPRWLEGGRFQRLASAVESCLECGDCESRCPYHLAIPTLLQEKLKELCAAYAELQGRD, translated from the coding sequence ATGCGTTACACGAGGCTGGGACGGACCGGTCTGGATGTTTCCGTGATCGGTTTCGGGGGGATTCCTATCCAGAGACTTGGGTTAGCGGAGGCTAAGCAAGTCCTGACCAGCGCGGTCAATATGGGCATCAATTATTTCGATACGGCACGCGCCTATACTGATAGCGAGGAGAAAATTGGTAGCGCCCTACAAGATAGACGTTCTCAGGTCTACCTGGCCACCAAGACATTGGCCAGGACGAAGGCCGAAGCGGCCAGAGATATTGCTGAAAGTTTACGACGGCTTCGAACCAACTATATCGACGTCTACCAGCTGCATAACGTTGACAATGAGACGATCTATGCCCAGGTTATGGGGCCTGGTGGTGCTCTGGAGGCCCTCGAAGAGGCTAAATCAGCAGGCAAGGTCGGCCACATTGGAATGTCCACTCATAGCCACCGGATGGCCCTGGTCGGGCTGCGCAGTGGCGAATTCGAAACCTTGATGGTCGCTCTCAACTTCGTAGAAACCGAGGTGGAGCAGGAGGTGATCCCACTTGCCCATGAGCTGGACATAGCTGTAATCGGTATGAAACCCCTCGGGGGAGGCGCTTTAACCAAGCCCAAACTGGCCCTCAAATACGTCCTAGTAAGGGGAGTTACGCTTACCATACCGGGCATGATGAGCGTAGCTGAGGTGGAGGAGAACGCCAGCGTCGGCAATCTGAATCCGCATCTTACCCTTGAGGAGGAGGCTGAGATAGAGCAGGAGCTCCGTCTGGTGGGCCGCAATTTCTGTCGTGCCTGCGACTATTGCCAACCCTGCCCCCAAGGGATACCAATTTCCGAGGTTCTGAAGAGCACGCTGGTGGTGAAGAGGTTCGGTCCCCGCTGGCTAGAGGGGGGACGCTTTCAGCGATTGGCCAGCGCCGTCGAATCCTGCCTTGAGTGCGGCGATTGCGAATCCCGTTGCCCCTATCATTTGGCCATCCCAACCCTGTTACAGGAGAAACTTAAGGAGCTGTGTGCAGCCTATGCTGAGCTTCAGGGTAGGGATTGA
- a CDS encoding SHOCT domain-containing protein gives MMGFYGGFGWFNMLFMSLFWIGLLALVVWGLVGLFSRTGGTSCGSSAGSSALEILKARYARGEITKEEFEAMKRDLS, from the coding sequence ATGATGGGTTTCTATGGAGGCTTCGGTTGGTTCAATATGCTCTTTATGAGTTTGTTTTGGATCGGTCTTCTCGCCCTGGTCGTCTGGGGATTGGTCGGTCTGTTCTCCAGAACCGGCGGGACTTCCTGTGGATCATCGGCTGGATCGTCGGCCTTGGAGATACTGAAGGCGCGCTATGCCCGTGGGGAGATCACCAAAGAAGAGTTCGAGGCGATGAAGCGGGATCTCAGCTAG
- a CDS encoding YwiC-like family protein gives MSRCLLIPREHGAWAMLLVPFVVGSGVSGRIGWETILFLLTILFVFLARYPLTLLVKRNSGEQREPILWLLSYGALGTVSSTPLLLYYGRWGLIPLGGLGLILLLTQVYLGSYHLERTAWGELLGIAGLSLTAPGAYYTTSGQLDNIALWLWLLCFLYSGSSVFYVKMLVRRRIRRMSAMGDEGWSLARDMAIYQSVLILALSGLVLAAYIPLLVPLAFLPLAFKVLTAIFSSQMETSIKRIGFIELAHALLFCVLLILTYRLPQRMI, from the coding sequence ATGAGTAGATGCCTCCTTATCCCTCGCGAGCACGGTGCCTGGGCTATGCTGCTGGTGCCTTTTGTAGTGGGGAGCGGCGTATCTGGAAGAATCGGTTGGGAAACCATCCTATTTCTGCTAACTATTTTATTCGTCTTCTTGGCTCGCTACCCTCTCACCCTTCTCGTCAAGAGAAACAGCGGGGAACAGCGCGAACCCATCCTCTGGTTACTATCTTATGGAGCCTTGGGGACTGTATCAAGCACACCGCTTCTTTTGTATTATGGGCGCTGGGGGCTGATCCCACTGGGTGGACTTGGCTTGATCTTACTCTTAACACAAGTCTACCTGGGGAGCTACCACCTGGAGCGAACGGCCTGGGGCGAACTGCTGGGCATAGCTGGGCTCTCATTGACCGCTCCGGGGGCTTACTATACCACTAGCGGTCAGCTGGATAACATCGCCCTGTGGTTATGGCTGCTGTGTTTCCTCTACTCAGGCAGCAGTGTTTTTTATGTAAAGATGCTGGTCAGACGGCGGATCAGGCGAATGTCGGCGATGGGCGACGAGGGGTGGTCCCTGGCCAGGGATATGGCCATCTATCAGTCCGTCCTGATACTGGCCCTTAGTGGCCTAGTTCTAGCCGCCTATATCCCCCTCCTTGTACCTTTAGCTTTTCTGCCGCTGGCCTTTAAGGTTTTGACCGCAATATTCTCGTCCCAAATGGAAACGAGCATCAAAAGAATCGGCTTCATAGAGTTGGCCCATGCCCTTTTGTTCTGTGTTCTCCTTATCCTAACCTATCGCCTCCCCCAGAGGATGATCTAA
- a CDS encoding cytochrome c, giving the protein MSKSVLRNVFIFGSLFFLIVFLALSYDSLSRVSARTPAVTAAVEEGKRVWQGYDCMDCHTILGNGAYLGPDLTKVVAQKGSNYVGAFLKNPQETKPGALMPNLHLSDKEVRDLVAFLTWVGGVDTNNWPPKPAAAPAASTEQKGREVFQQKGCSSCHAIAGVGGHVGPDLTKVGDRLSADYLRRFLKDPAAVKPGTKMPKLEYTPDELDALVSYLASLK; this is encoded by the coding sequence ATGAGCAAATCTGTCCTGCGCAATGTCTTCATTTTCGGTTCACTTTTCTTCCTCATAGTGTTTCTGGCCCTGAGCTATGATTCACTCTCGCGGGTATCAGCCCGCACCCCCGCCGTGACTGCCGCTGTGGAGGAGGGAAAGAGGGTCTGGCAAGGGTATGACTGTATGGATTGTCATACTATCCTGGGCAATGGAGCCTACCTCGGCCCTGACCTTACCAAGGTGGTCGCTCAAAAGGGAAGCAACTACGTAGGTGCTTTCCTCAAAAACCCCCAGGAAACCAAACCCGGAGCCCTCATGCCCAACCTGCATCTCTCTGATAAGGAAGTAAGGGATCTAGTTGCCTTCCTCACCTGGGTTGGTGGGGTGGACACCAACAATTGGCCTCCCAAGCCCGCTGCCGCACCAGCGGCGAGCACTGAGCAGAAGGGTAGGGAAGTCTTTCAACAGAAGGGGTGTTCCAGCTGTCACGCTATCGCTGGTGTAGGTGGACATGTGGGACCTGACCTGACCAAGGTGGGTGATCGCCTCAGTGCAGATTATCTGCGCCGTTTCCTTAAGGACCCAGCTGCTGTGAAACCGGGGACGAAGATGCCCAAGCTGGAGTATACCCCAGACGAACTCGATGCCTTGGTATCTTATCTGGCGAGCCTCAAGTAG
- a CDS encoding cbb3-type cytochrome c oxidase subunit I has protein sequence MPDLTPKYQSQRVSYWFFLVASLLFVLQVVDGIIIAAQYIWPQLLMYLYPFNVGGEVHLNLLVFWLVLGFMGIVYYLVPEETGQEIWSTRLAYIQLGLLVLTGVAVLVGFIVPRYGLTWTEGREYIEAPRWADWLIAIGAVLFVVNVGLTVLRRIKPITATLGVLLTGIIGLAVVYLFGMRFFSNLTVDQFFWWWVVHLWVEGTWELIAAGVMAFILMRLTGVDRAVVEKWLYVEVALVLFTGILGTGHHYYWIGTPAYWLWVGGFFSAMEPVPIVLMVYDTLRYVRERRTEITNQVALHWTVGGVITHFFGAGVWGFSITLPQVNYWTHGTQLTPSHGHLAFFGAYATLVLMSIYTFLPEMRGLQRFGQRRGLTAFWVINVGMVGMVLMMAAAGIVQVYLERMLGIDHTTVVNQYLNFWLFWRLVFGVVMVAGVLIYLWDFFALALGTRAPVARPTEQRPAVA, from the coding sequence ATGCCGGACCTGACCCCTAAGTACCAATCCCAAAGGGTGTCTTACTGGTTCTTCCTCGTAGCCAGCCTTCTCTTCGTCTTACAGGTCGTGGACGGTATCATCATCGCGGCCCAATACATCTGGCCACAACTACTCATGTACCTCTACCCCTTTAATGTGGGAGGGGAGGTTCATCTCAACCTCTTAGTCTTCTGGTTAGTGTTGGGCTTCATGGGTATCGTCTATTATCTTGTGCCCGAAGAGACGGGACAGGAGATCTGGAGCACCCGCCTAGCCTATATCCAGCTGGGACTGCTGGTTCTCACTGGTGTAGCTGTACTGGTCGGTTTCATCGTGCCCCGTTACGGCTTAACCTGGACGGAGGGACGCGAATACATCGAGGCACCAAGATGGGCTGACTGGCTTATCGCCATCGGGGCGGTCCTCTTCGTGGTTAACGTCGGGCTCACTGTACTAAGGCGGATCAAACCGATCACAGCTACCCTGGGGGTACTACTGACCGGCATCATTGGTCTGGCTGTGGTCTATCTCTTTGGGATGCGCTTCTTCAGCAATCTGACTGTCGATCAATTCTTCTGGTGGTGGGTGGTTCACCTCTGGGTGGAGGGAACCTGGGAGCTCATCGCGGCCGGTGTGATGGCCTTCATCTTGATGCGCCTGACCGGTGTGGACCGGGCGGTGGTAGAAAAGTGGCTGTATGTGGAGGTGGCTCTTGTCCTGTTTACCGGCATCCTCGGCACTGGTCATCACTACTACTGGATAGGCACACCGGCCTACTGGCTCTGGGTAGGTGGATTTTTCAGTGCTATGGAACCGGTGCCTATCGTCCTGATGGTCTATGACACCTTAAGATATGTGCGAGAACGGAGGACAGAAATCACCAATCAGGTGGCCTTGCACTGGACGGTGGGGGGCGTCATCACCCATTTCTTTGGGGCTGGGGTATGGGGCTTCAGCATTACTTTGCCCCAGGTGAACTATTGGACGCATGGGACGCAGCTTACTCCTTCTCACGGCCATCTGGCCTTCTTTGGGGCTTATGCCACGTTGGTGCTCATGTCCATTTATACCTTCCTGCCGGAAATGAGAGGGCTCCAGAGGTTCGGTCAGAGAAGAGGGCTTACTGCCTTCTGGGTCATCAACGTAGGAATGGTTGGGATGGTATTGATGATGGCCGCGGCTGGGATTGTCCAGGTCTACCTGGAGAGGATGCTAGGAATTGACCACACCACAGTGGTGAATCAATATCTGAATTTCTGGCTCTTCTGGCGACTGGTCTTCGGCGTCGTCATGGTCGCCGGGGTGCTTATTTACCTTTGGGATTTCTTCGCCCTGGCTCTGGGAACAAGGGCCCCAGTCGCACGACCGACCGAGCAAAGGCCAGCTGTCGCCTAA
- a CDS encoding acetate--CoA ligase family protein has product MTIGAVLADCQRQGRTFLLEPEAKRVLSLAGIPTTDCLVASTLEEVLQAAEAIGYPVVLKVLSSQIVHKTDIGGVKLNLRNKNELEQAYRDLKQAVERVDPTAEVIVQKMAESGTEVIVGMSTEAQFGPILMFGLGGIFTEILKDVCFRLIPITPQDAAEMITAIRAYPLLRGYRGVAADLAAISDILLKVSQLATDYPQISELDLNPIVIYETGALVLDARIGLRPINPEIGL; this is encoded by the coding sequence ATGACCATCGGGGCGGTATTGGCTGACTGTCAGCGGCAAGGGCGGACCTTTCTGCTCGAACCTGAGGCGAAGCGAGTGCTATCCCTGGCCGGCATCCCTACCACAGATTGTCTTGTGGCCAGCACACTGGAGGAGGTATTACAGGCGGCAGAGGCGATTGGCTACCCGGTTGTGCTGAAGGTCCTCTCCTCACAGATCGTACATAAAACGGATATCGGTGGCGTTAAGCTCAACCTGCGCAATAAGAATGAGCTAGAGCAGGCCTACCGTGACCTCAAACAGGCGGTAGAGAGGGTGGATCCGACGGCCGAGGTCATTGTGCAAAAGATGGCTGAGAGCGGCACGGAAGTAATTGTAGGGATGAGCACTGAAGCACAATTCGGCCCCATCCTGATGTTCGGATTGGGCGGTATTTTCACTGAGATACTGAAGGATGTCTGTTTTCGCCTCATCCCGATAACACCGCAGGATGCCGCGGAGATGATAACAGCGATTCGGGCCTATCCCTTGTTGCGTGGCTACCGTGGCGTCGCAGCCGATCTGGCCGCTATCAGCGATATCCTGCTCAAGGTCTCGCAGCTGGCGACCGACTATCCTCAGATCAGCGAGCTCGACCTTAACCCGATCGTCATCTACGAAACAGGCGCCCTTGTACTTGATGCCCGCATAGGGTTACGGCCGATCAACCCAGAGATAGGACTGTAG
- a CDS encoding CoA-binding protein → MGISQTASRTAGWLTDEELRQLDCIFNPASVAIIGATDSSDRVGFNCLEAILMGGFKGKIYPIHPRHKELLGLKVYAHLEEVESPIDLAIIALNQYATVEMLETCGRLGIAGAIAVAGGYKEMGAEGEELERRLVAISRRYGIKVIGPNTLGLANTHANLNATFYPLGLAKKGNLSIISQSGGVGRSIVEKATDEGLAISKWIGVGNRACLEFADFLQYLDYDPTTKVIGVFLEATEDARRLVQVAGEVAQHKPVVIFKAGETEIAQQSALTHTGSMATSHKVYTDIFQQFGLISVGSVAELVAACKALLIGQVPAGPRVGVMTHTAGPSIIVVDELAKRGCVLSSLGAQTVERVRTLIGPNVPVILKNPLDAAAFGYQPEQYGQVAEVFMADPNVDLLLAMHALHKNWRFPAPEIIRAKQRYGKPTVTCYIANVEGAREHMEMMHREGIPLYITAEEAAWGAAWLVNYARRKGRREKR, encoded by the coding sequence TTGGGCATATCTCAAACAGCTAGCCGCACTGCGGGCTGGCTGACAGACGAAGAGCTTCGGCAACTAGACTGTATCTTCAATCCAGCAAGCGTGGCCATAATAGGGGCCACTGACTCCTCGGATAGGGTGGGCTTCAACTGTCTGGAGGCCATCCTGATGGGTGGATTCAAGGGGAAGATCTATCCCATTCATCCCCGACATAAGGAGCTCCTCGGTCTCAAGGTATACGCTCACCTGGAGGAGGTGGAGTCTCCCATAGACCTGGCTATCATCGCCCTTAATCAATACGCCACAGTGGAAATGCTGGAGACGTGTGGACGGCTTGGGATAGCGGGGGCCATCGCCGTGGCTGGCGGCTATAAAGAGATGGGAGCAGAGGGAGAGGAGCTCGAACGTCGCCTCGTCGCCATATCCAGGCGATACGGTATAAAGGTGATCGGCCCGAATACCCTGGGACTGGCCAACACCCACGCCAATCTTAACGCTACATTCTATCCTCTGGGGCTAGCCAAGAAGGGCAATCTCTCCATCATCAGCCAAAGCGGTGGGGTGGGACGCTCTATTGTTGAGAAGGCCACCGATGAAGGACTGGCCATAAGCAAGTGGATCGGCGTCGGCAATCGTGCTTGCCTGGAATTCGCTGATTTCCTGCAATATCTGGACTATGACCCGACCACAAAGGTTATTGGCGTTTTCCTGGAGGCAACGGAGGATGCTCGTCGACTTGTGCAGGTGGCCGGTGAAGTAGCACAGCACAAGCCGGTGGTTATCTTCAAGGCTGGTGAGACTGAGATAGCCCAGCAGTCAGCCCTCACGCACACGGGGAGCATGGCCACCTCGCATAAGGTCTATACAGATATCTTCCAACAGTTTGGACTCATCAGCGTGGGCAGTGTGGCTGAGCTAGTAGCTGCCTGTAAGGCTTTGCTTATCGGGCAGGTGCCCGCTGGACCAAGGGTCGGTGTGATGACCCACACAGCCGGTCCCAGCATCATCGTCGTTGACGAGCTGGCCAAGCGCGGTTGTGTCTTATCCTCCCTCGGTGCACAGACGGTGGAGCGGGTTCGCACGCTTATCGGCCCAAACGTGCCCGTGATCTTGAAGAACCCCCTGGATGCCGCCGCCTTCGGCTATCAGCCGGAGCAGTATGGCCAGGTGGCCGAGGTGTTCATGGCCGACCCCAACGTTGATCTGCTATTGGCTATGCATGCCCTCCATAAGAATTGGCGCTTCCCCGCGCCAGAGATCATTCGTGCCAAGCAGCGGTATGGCAAACCAACCGTAACCTGCTACATAGCCAACGTGGAGGGGGCCAGGGAGCATATGGAAATGATGCACCGTGAGGGCATACCCCTTTACATCACTGCTGAGGAGGCCGCTTGGGGAGCTGCCTGGCTGGTCAATTATGCTCGACGAAAAGGACGAAGGGAGAAACGATGA
- a CDS encoding thiamine pyrophosphate-dependent enzyme: protein MATTLKTLTDEEFVAPGRAGCNGCGAVIAARMATKVLGRNTLMANATGCMCVNYGYAGAPKFPFIHTLFENAAAIISGMDAGLRSLHKRDDVNLVVLAGDGGTTDIGLQALSGAVERGHRFLYICYDNEGYMNTGVQRSGATPYGAKTTTTPVGGDRLGEPRPLERRKDMVRLLAAHGIPYAATASIAHPLDYIRKVERAIAIDGSSYIHVLSPCSPGWGFAENMTIKIARLAVETHFFPIYEVEDGRWYRLTIKAERKKAVEEYLRLQGRFSHLFSERYRDEIARIQAEVDANWAYLKQLAALRAG, encoded by the coding sequence ATGGCCACGACGTTGAAGACGCTAACTGACGAGGAGTTCGTCGCCCCTGGTAGAGCCGGATGTAACGGTTGTGGGGCAGTCATCGCGGCGCGCATGGCCACGAAGGTCCTGGGGCGAAACACGCTCATGGCCAATGCTACCGGCTGCATGTGTGTGAACTATGGTTACGCCGGCGCGCCGAAATTCCCCTTCATCCATACCCTTTTTGAGAATGCCGCGGCGATCATCTCCGGTATGGATGCCGGACTACGCTCACTGCACAAGAGGGACGATGTTAATCTAGTGGTGTTGGCTGGCGATGGTGGTACCACTGATATCGGTTTGCAAGCCCTCTCCGGCGCCGTTGAGCGAGGGCATCGCTTCCTCTATATCTGTTATGACAACGAGGGCTACATGAACACCGGTGTACAACGCTCCGGCGCTACCCCTTATGGGGCAAAGACGACGACGACACCGGTGGGTGGAGACAGGCTTGGTGAACCGAGGCCGCTGGAGCGACGCAAGGATATGGTTCGCCTCCTGGCTGCCCACGGCATACCCTATGCTGCTACTGCCTCCATCGCTCACCCCCTCGACTATATCCGCAAGGTGGAGAGGGCCATTGCTATCGATGGCTCCTCATACATACACGTGCTCAGCCCCTGTTCGCCTGGCTGGGGGTTTGCCGAGAATATGACCATCAAGATCGCCAGGTTGGCCGTTGAAACACATTTCTTCCCTATCTATGAGGTCGAGGATGGACGTTGGTACAGACTGACCATCAAGGCGGAGAGAAAGAAGGCGGTGGAAGAGTATCTGAGGCTACAGGGCCGCTTCAGTCACCTGTTCAGCGAACGATATAGGGATGAGATCGCCAGAATACAGGCAGAGGTGGATGCCAATTGGGCATATCTCAAACAGCTAGCCGCACTGCGGGCTGGCTGA
- the porA gene encoding pyruvate ferredoxin oxidoreductase, producing the protein MSRQYISGCCAVAEAARLAEVNVVAAYPITPQTSIVEYLANYVAKGELKAEMIPVESEHSAMSACIGAACVGARTFTASSSQGLALMHECLFMAAGLRLPIVMAIANRALAAPVSIFCDHQDSLAQRDTGWLQFYVENCQEALDTILIAYRTIEDERVLLPAMVCLDGFFLSHISEPVDVPEAEQVKRFLPAHSPKYPILDVNNPGIFNVMAFPDTYEEFSYDRHVSMLRAREVLRESMADFARLFGRSYDLIETYGCEDAELILLGMGSMMGTVRTAVRLLREEGEKVGLVKIKSYRPFPTQEVAAAVQKTAVIGVLDRGLSTGLGGIIYPEVLKSLYHLTTRPLALNFIVGLGGRDVTIPILQRAVQEMKQAIGASRPKRETIWPGADRALLQAWGIKD; encoded by the coding sequence GTGAGCAGACAGTATATTTCTGGCTGCTGCGCCGTGGCCGAAGCGGCTAGGCTGGCTGAGGTCAATGTGGTGGCCGCTTATCCTATAACCCCCCAGACCTCCATTGTGGAGTATTTAGCCAACTACGTGGCCAAGGGGGAGCTCAAGGCAGAGATGATTCCGGTGGAAAGCGAGCACAGCGCTATGTCTGCTTGCATTGGGGCGGCCTGCGTTGGAGCCAGGACCTTCACCGCCTCCAGCTCGCAGGGGCTGGCCCTGATGCACGAATGCCTGTTTATGGCTGCTGGGCTCCGCTTGCCCATTGTGATGGCCATCGCCAATCGGGCCCTGGCTGCCCCAGTATCCATATTCTGCGACCACCAGGATTCCCTGGCCCAGCGAGATACCGGTTGGTTGCAGTTCTACGTTGAGAATTGCCAGGAGGCCCTGGATACTATCCTGATCGCCTATCGGACGATCGAGGATGAAAGGGTCTTGCTACCAGCCATGGTCTGCCTGGATGGCTTCTTCCTCTCCCATATCTCCGAACCAGTTGATGTGCCTGAGGCAGAACAGGTCAAAAGGTTCCTGCCGGCCCATTCCCCCAAGTACCCCATCCTGGATGTGAACAACCCAGGCATATTCAATGTGATGGCCTTCCCTGACACCTACGAGGAGTTCAGCTATGACAGGCATGTCAGCATGTTGCGAGCCAGGGAGGTACTCCGAGAGAGCATGGCCGATTTCGCTCGCCTATTTGGGCGAAGTTATGACCTCATCGAGACCTATGGTTGCGAAGATGCCGAATTGATACTGCTCGGCATGGGCAGCATGATGGGCACGGTGCGCACGGCTGTGCGCCTTCTGCGAGAGGAGGGGGAGAAGGTGGGATTGGTCAAGATCAAGAGTTATCGGCCTTTCCCCACCCAGGAGGTAGCTGCGGCCGTACAGAAGACCGCTGTGATTGGCGTCCTGGATCGGGGACTCTCCACCGGTTTGGGTGGTATCATTTACCCCGAGGTGCTCAAGAGCCTTTACCACTTGACCACACGTCCCTTAGCGCTGAACTTTATTGTCGGGCTTGGTGGTCGAGATGTAACCATCCCGATCCTTCAGAGGGCAGTGCAGGAGATGAAGCAGGCGATCGGAGCCTCTCGCCCGAAGAGGGAGACCATTTGGCCGGGTGCTGATAGAGCCCTCCTCCAGGCCTGGGGGATCAAGGACTAG
- a CDS encoding 4Fe-4S binding protein: MEHPWQKARPISPWIPGGLSRHNREVSRVSVPKVDMAKCTMCSLCWIYCPDGVISRQGKIVIDYEYCKGCGVCAEECPVQAIEMVVEERL, translated from the coding sequence ATGGAACATCCGTGGCAAAAGGCACGGCCCATCTCACCCTGGATACCAGGCGGACTTTCTAGGCATAACCGAGAGGTCTCCAGGGTGAGCGTGCCTAAGGTCGATATGGCCAAATGTACCATGTGCAGCCTCTGTTGGATTTACTGTCCCGATGGGGTGATAAGCCGTCAGGGCAAGATAGTTATCGACTATGAATACTGTAAAGGTTGCGGTGTCTGTGCTGAGGAGTGTCCGGTTCAGGCCATAGAGATGGTTGTGGAGGAGCGGCTGTGA
- a CDS encoding 2-oxoacid:acceptor oxidoreductase family protein: MYEIRFLGLGGQGVVSAADLLGKAAVKQGKWAHSFPFFGTAIRGGVVKAFTRIDDQPISIKSFIYDPDIIVIFDHTLLNHPEATEGLQRHGFILLNSNHSPRDIGARLGLKVCSVDATEIALRLLQRPIPSTVLLGALNRVTGIVPLSLIEEVIGEEFPARVADLNVQAMRAGYESVRGEL; this comes from the coding sequence ATGTACGAAATAAGATTTTTAGGACTTGGTGGACAGGGGGTCGTCTCCGCGGCTGATCTCCTGGGAAAGGCAGCTGTCAAACAAGGAAAGTGGGCTCACTCCTTTCCCTTTTTTGGCACAGCTATTCGGGGAGGGGTGGTGAAGGCTTTCACCAGGATAGATGACCAGCCCATCAGTATTAAATCATTCATTTATGACCCAGACATTATCGTCATTTTTGACCATACCCTGCTAAATCATCCAGAGGCTACGGAGGGATTGCAAAGGCATGGCTTCATTCTGCTGAATAGCAACCACTCCCCACGAGATATCGGTGCACGACTGGGGCTCAAGGTGTGCAGCGTCGATGCTACGGAGATCGCTCTCCGGCTATTGCAGCGCCCCATCCCCAGCACTGTGCTGCTAGGCGCCCTCAACAGGGTGACTGGGATCGTGCCCCTCTCCCTGATCGAAGAGGTGATTGGCGAGGAGTTCCCAGCGAGAGTCGCCGATTTGAATGTACAAGCGATGCGGGCCGGATACGAAAGTGTAAGAGGAGAGCTTTAA
- a CDS encoding ABC transporter ATP-binding protein: MAQINGNGDNAIIVELRDVSKHFGEVMAVRDISLQVYKGEFLSLLGPSGCGKTTTLQLIAGFHEPTRGEVIIDGEAVNDVPAYLRGLGMVFQNYALFPHLTIFENIAFGLRMRKMPKAEIVNRVKEVLSLVKLSGYEHRYPRQLSGGQQQRVALARALVIRPKVLLLDEPLAALDKKLRDEMRVELKEIQRKLGVTTVFVTHDQQEALSLSDRIAVMNAGQIEQIATPYDIYENPRTKFVATFIGASNLFKARLISQNARTAWAEAEGLGKILISLDAQKLPGEPEHIEVIVRPERVKLVEAVDPEAHNIFLGRLTTLIYQGTHTEAHLILDSGRRVVAYVDAVEMSQPLQQGATVSLYMDPQHFLIV, encoded by the coding sequence ATGGCACAGATAAATGGAAATGGAGATAATGCGATCATTGTGGAATTAAGGGACGTATCTAAGCATTTCGGGGAGGTGATGGCTGTCAGAGACATATCCTTGCAGGTATACAAGGGTGAATTCTTGTCCCTGCTTGGGCCGAGTGGCTGTGGTAAGACCACCACTCTCCAGCTGATCGCTGGCTTCCACGAGCCGACAAGGGGAGAGGTGATCATCGATGGGGAGGCAGTGAACGACGTACCAGCCTACCTGCGGGGTTTGGGGATGGTCTTTCAGAATTACGCCCTCTTTCCTCACCTGACCATCTTTGAGAATATCGCCTTCGGGTTGCGCATGAGAAAGATGCCTAAAGCGGAGATCGTCAACCGGGTCAAAGAGGTTCTATCCCTGGTCAAACTCAGCGGCTATGAGCATAGATACCCACGGCAGCTCAGCGGTGGGCAACAACAGCGGGTGGCCCTGGCCAGGGCGTTGGTCATCAGACCCAAGGTCCTCCTCCTGGATGAGCCACTGGCTGCTTTGGACAAGAAGCTGCGTGATGAGATGCGCGTTGAGTTGAAGGAGATCCAACGTAAATTGGGGGTGACGACCGTTTTCGTCACCCATGATCAACAGGAGGCACTCAGCCTATCTGACCGGATCGCCGTGATGAATGCCGGCCAGATCGAGCAGATAGCGACGCCTTATGACATCTATGAGAATCCCCGGACTAAGTTCGTGGCGACCTTTATTGGTGCCTCGAACCTATTCAAGGCCCGCCTGATCAGCCAAAATGCCCGTACAGCTTGGGCCGAAGCAGAGGGACTGGGTAAGATCCTCATCAGTCTCGATGCCCAGAAGCTACCAGGCGAGCCCGAACATATTGAGGTCATCGTGCGCCCGGAAAGAGTGAAACTGGTGGAAGCGGTAGACCCAGAGGCACATAACATCTTCCTGGGAAGACTAACTACCCTGATTTATCAGGGAACCCATACAGAAGCACACCTCATCCTCGATTCTGGTCGTCGTGTCGTGGCTTACGTCGATGCTGTAGAGATGAGCCAGCCGCTTCAGCAGGGAGCTACGGTTAGTCTATATATGGATCCTCAGCACTTCCTGATAGTTTAG